The following coding sequences lie in one Pontibacter sp. G13 genomic window:
- a CDS encoding RagB/SusD family nutrient uptake outer membrane protein: MNKQIITILLLMPVLLLQSACEQGGLFGDDEFLDIANPNKTTLNSFWRSRNDAFSGVMATYSALQSPSVMGGTGMLMRACLSGDEGQPRAFNEADQRDQLYTFNYNSNTVFVNEMWEELYTGVFRANQVIKNVPTITTLDADEMATFVAEAKFLRGVFYFWLSNFYNEGNIPLVTQVATTPDEIYTDLSDRSAVIAQIVQDLEEARIVLPASWDETNKGRATWGAATAMLGKVHLYQENWTEAAALFQEVINSGVYSLVADPFQNFNIAGEHNSESIFEVGFAIKEGSNASQRWAFDTPAGAEGTYRGRQFANAGPMAGWHSFMISGTVGAALILDTLDTSNPMNAGRTYSVRSEASIGFQYDGLPYYTVTAEEARHNNTATGIVAKKYQNWELTQEDIITNSSAINERVIRLADVYLMYAEAIVERDGMVSQEAVDYLNMVRERAGVSKKIGPADDPTNPSFATRDQFIEYLFRYERLREFCLEGMGIRFLDLRRKGMYGETVEQLSDEPGFYRQPSWKNVQDPTGLTYNMSNVTFKNMSARRFNNYNPNEVFHHWLPLPSEEVLANILLQD; this comes from the coding sequence ATGAACAAGCAAATTATCACCATCCTCCTACTGATGCCAGTATTGCTGCTTCAGTCTGCGTGTGAGCAAGGAGGCCTATTTGGCGACGACGAATTTTTGGATATCGCCAATCCCAATAAAACGACTTTGAACTCATTCTGGAGATCTCGCAATGATGCATTCTCCGGGGTGATGGCTACCTATAGCGCCCTGCAATCTCCGAGTGTCATGGGCGGAACCGGCATGCTGATGCGTGCTTGCTTGAGTGGAGATGAAGGTCAACCACGTGCCTTCAACGAAGCCGACCAGCGTGACCAGCTTTATACCTTCAACTACAACAGCAACACCGTATTCGTCAACGAAATGTGGGAAGAGCTGTACACCGGGGTATTTCGTGCCAATCAGGTCATCAAAAACGTACCGACGATCACTACGCTCGATGCTGATGAAATGGCCACATTCGTAGCAGAGGCGAAGTTCTTGCGTGGCGTATTCTACTTCTGGTTGTCCAACTTCTACAATGAAGGAAATATTCCTTTGGTTACACAAGTTGCGACGACACCTGACGAGATCTATACAGACCTGTCCGACAGATCTGCAGTCATCGCTCAGATCGTTCAAGATTTGGAAGAAGCACGTATTGTCCTTCCAGCATCTTGGGATGAGACCAACAAAGGACGTGCAACTTGGGGAGCGGCAACTGCCATGCTCGGAAAAGTGCACTTGTACCAGGAGAATTGGACAGAGGCTGCTGCGCTCTTCCAAGAAGTGATCAACTCAGGCGTTTATTCTTTGGTAGCTGATCCTTTCCAGAACTTCAACATTGCAGGTGAGCACAACAGTGAGTCTATCTTCGAGGTTGGGTTTGCTATCAAGGAAGGTTCCAATGCTTCCCAAAGATGGGCGTTTGATACGCCTGCTGGTGCAGAAGGAACTTACCGTGGTCGTCAGTTTGCCAATGCTGGCCCAATGGCTGGATGGCATAGCTTCATGATCAGTGGTACCGTGGGAGCAGCTTTGATCTTGGATACGTTGGATACTTCCAACCCCATGAATGCTGGCCGGACCTACTCTGTTCGTTCCGAAGCTTCAATCGGGTTCCAGTATGATGGACTGCCTTATTATACGGTAACTGCCGAAGAAGCCCGCCACAACAACACTGCTACTGGTATTGTAGCGAAGAAATACCAAAACTGGGAGTTGACTCAAGAGGACATCATCACCAATTCTTCTGCGATCAACGAGCGAGTGATTCGTTTGGCGGATGTGTACTTGATGTATGCTGAAGCAATTGTGGAGCGCGATGGAATGGTATCTCAGGAAGCTGTGGATTACCTCAACATGGTACGTGAGCGTGCGGGTGTCTCCAAGAAAATCGGACCAGCTGATGATCCGACCAACCCAAGCTTTGCTACCAGAGATCAATTCATCGAATACTTGTTCCGCTACGAGCGTCTTCGCGAGTTCTGCTTGGAAGGAATGGGTATCCGCTTCTTGGACCTTCGCAGAAAAGGGATGTACGGAGAAACTGTAGAACAGCTGAGCGATGAGCCTGGCTTCTACCGTCAACCATCTTGGAAAAACGTGCAGGACCCAACGGGGCTGACCTACAACATGTCGAATGTCACATTCAAAAACATGAGTGCTAGACGATTCAACAACTACAACCCCAATGAGGTATTCCACCATTGGTTGCCACTGCCATCCGAAGAAGTCCTCGCCAACATACTGCTACAAGACTAA
- a CDS encoding PKD domain-containing protein, with product MKLRNIFTVVLSALLVAVGITSCKQAEIIPDDVQAFYVITTPYISRDSIFEGGQHIIFRSVGEEVSLLDASRGVVKRTWFLDGGDVLEHDNNTMVEGDSLIKVRYDNPGIYTVRLLASLDSTDLFYYDTVNDTAKDEDGNILLDVNGNDSINCLNCKLVPYAPPGVLDTTFTVEVFDSLQADFSVMQNGVVEETFEAGVPVEFIDETLGTPYDWEWTLRGADPGESTDQNPSAVWKKSGTYRITLRASRPYVEGDVEREARTITKDIVITPSTAPLEFLNGGSSEAGDYIDLSFNQPLIDLPGANEFTVEVNGAPFNIFKTSFPNSNDSSVLRLELDGTMPSSSMYTVTSTTNIVADGKNLSMPVELMTYFKGAGNLFPVGFGDMEGVTPEGLPVVPNTTRNTIEGLFTNGTINAVGEPNGTQTYWKRMWADREDSTMMTEANDNPMYVLDGNYSMKWTPGDAMVMEQHPARGPSFSLTTGASYKVVLWMMAEGGQGDVNIEIKKGGGTVQQVEANVMVSDTEWTRIEIPHVAVADGLHNIKFINNAAGTVYYIDEVSVFEE from the coding sequence ATGAAACTTAGAAATATATTCACGGTAGTGCTTTCCGCGCTCTTGGTAGCGGTTGGTATCACTTCCTGTAAACAAGCTGAGATCATTCCTGATGATGTTCAGGCCTTCTATGTGATCACAACGCCATATATTAGTAGAGACTCCATCTTTGAAGGTGGGCAGCATATCATCTTCCGTTCCGTCGGAGAAGAAGTTTCCTTGCTGGATGCTTCCCGCGGAGTTGTGAAACGTACTTGGTTCCTCGATGGGGGCGATGTATTGGAGCACGACAACAACACCATGGTAGAAGGGGATAGCTTGATCAAGGTTCGCTACGACAACCCCGGTATCTACACCGTGCGCTTGTTGGCTAGCTTGGACTCCACAGATCTTTTCTACTACGATACTGTCAATGACACTGCCAAGGATGAAGATGGAAATATATTGCTGGATGTAAATGGCAATGATTCTATCAACTGCCTGAACTGTAAGCTCGTTCCTTATGCTCCTCCTGGTGTGTTGGACACTACCTTCACCGTAGAGGTATTTGACAGCTTGCAGGCAGATTTCTCTGTGATGCAAAATGGAGTTGTTGAGGAAACTTTCGAAGCAGGGGTGCCTGTTGAATTCATCGACGAGACCCTCGGAACTCCTTATGATTGGGAGTGGACCTTGCGTGGTGCTGATCCTGGCGAATCTACCGATCAGAATCCTTCCGCAGTGTGGAAGAAGTCTGGAACTTACCGCATCACTTTGAGAGCTTCTCGTCCATACGTGGAGGGTGATGTTGAGCGTGAAGCGCGCACGATCACCAAAGACATCGTGATCACTCCTTCTACTGCTCCACTAGAGTTCTTGAATGGCGGCTCATCTGAAGCGGGGGATTACATCGATCTTTCCTTCAACCAGCCATTGATCGACCTGCCCGGAGCCAATGAGTTCACCGTTGAAGTGAATGGCGCTCCATTCAACATCTTCAAGACTTCCTTCCCGAATAGCAATGATTCATCTGTCTTGCGTCTGGAGTTGGATGGTACCATGCCTTCTTCCTCTATGTACACGGTGACTTCCACTACCAACATCGTGGCTGATGGAAAAAACCTGAGCATGCCAGTCGAATTGATGACCTACTTCAAAGGTGCAGGCAACCTGTTCCCGGTAGGATTTGGCGACATGGAAGGCGTCACGCCTGAGGGACTTCCTGTAGTACCCAACACTACCCGGAATACCATCGAGGGACTCTTTACCAATGGTACTATCAACGCTGTTGGTGAGCCTAACGGTACTCAGACCTACTGGAAGAGAATGTGGGCTGACAGAGAAGATTCTACCATGATGACGGAGGCGAACGATAATCCGATGTACGTACTGGACGGAAACTACAGTATGAAGTGGACACCGGGCGACGCCATGGTCATGGAGCAACACCCCGCTCGTGGTCCTAGTTTCAGCCTCACCACAGGTGCTTCTTACAAAGTAGTGCTCTGGATGATGGCTGAAGGTGGTCAAGGAGATGTCAACATCGAAATCAAGAAAGGCGGTGGAACTGTACAGCAGGTAGAAGCCAATGTCATGGTTTCTGACACTGAATGGACCCGCATCGAAATCCCACATGTCGCAGTTGCCGATGGACTTCACAACATCAAGTTCATCAACAACGCCGCAGGGACTGTCTACTACATTGACGAAGTAAGCGTGTTCGAAGAATAA
- a CDS encoding aldose epimerase family protein, with protein sequence MQHAKGLFGTHNGQDIEQFVLANDHGMQVSIMNYGATITSIKIPHSDGSLKEITCGFDTFEGYFGDAYVANAPYFGGTVGRYCSQIKDAQFSLGGETYSLAANVGNNNLHGGVQGFDKQIWQAEPFQTTDVVGVEMKLTSPHMEEGFPGNVEVTVRFSLTQDNTLNIEYQAETDQETPLALTNHTYFNLGGFEQGNEAHQVKVHASRKLQLDETGAATGAEITLDGAVDDLRNGKSIGEVHAAMNTGFEHYYLFDKEPFAFAPVAEIHDPNSGLTMEVATSEPGMLFYSGMYTSDELARENGQQFGKYRAFCCETHRYPNGPNIPGSPRSTTKPGEPFVSQTSFTFR encoded by the coding sequence ATGCAACATGCAAAAGGACTATTCGGCACCCACAATGGCCAAGATATCGAGCAATTCGTGTTGGCCAATGACCACGGGATGCAGGTAAGCATCATGAACTACGGTGCCACCATCACTTCCATCAAAATCCCCCATTCGGATGGCTCTCTCAAAGAGATCACTTGTGGGTTCGACACTTTCGAAGGATACTTTGGCGATGCATACGTAGCCAATGCACCCTATTTCGGTGGTACGGTCGGAAGATATTGCTCCCAGATCAAGGATGCTCAATTCTCGCTAGGTGGAGAAACTTACTCCTTGGCTGCGAATGTCGGGAACAACAATCTCCACGGCGGTGTCCAAGGATTTGACAAGCAAATCTGGCAGGCAGAACCTTTCCAAACTACGGATGTGGTAGGCGTGGAAATGAAATTGACCTCTCCGCACATGGAGGAGGGATTCCCCGGAAATGTGGAGGTAACCGTCCGCTTCTCGCTCACGCAAGACAATACCCTGAATATCGAGTATCAAGCAGAGACCGATCAGGAGACCCCTTTGGCACTGACCAATCATACCTATTTCAATCTAGGCGGATTCGAGCAGGGAAATGAGGCACATCAAGTCAAAGTGCATGCAAGCCGCAAGCTGCAGCTGGATGAGACAGGTGCTGCAACTGGAGCGGAAATCACCCTCGATGGAGCGGTCGATGATCTCCGAAATGGCAAATCCATTGGAGAAGTGCATGCAGCCATGAATACCGGATTTGAGCACTATTACCTCTTTGACAAGGAGCCATTCGCTTTTGCGCCAGTAGCGGAGATTCACGATCCGAATTCCGGGCTGACGATGGAAGTTGCTACGAGTGAGCCGGGCATGCTCTTCTATTCCGGCATGTACACTTCAGATGAATTGGCTCGGGAAAATGGACAGCAATTCGGCAAGTACCGAGCATTCTGCTGCGAGACGCATCGCTATCCCAATGGCCCGAATATTCCCGGATCACCTCGCTCCACGACCAAGCCGGGAGAGCCATTTGTGAGTCAAACCTCTTTCACCTTCCGCTAG
- a CDS encoding L-rhamnose/proton symporter RhaT: MIEGILWAVFAGITLGLYALPEKFTKEFEFENTWGLMFAINMFLVPLVAGLLLINGFWEVLAAMPMDIVLKMGIASVLWGIGVMMWGRAINYIGLSLGFSIFIGTVILVGSMLPFIVDGLPSSDILTTILVGIGIVLLGIFANGQAGMLRQRDEGNSPQGKGSMVTGIIIAVTGGLLATGFSYANAVGRPTIHAASVAAGNPEWVTAVGVMFVIYVAGGLFVVPYFIVNLTTKKLWGNFRTPFMANNLLMTGSMAILNFTASASFAYAAYLLGQAGNTVGYAIFNTISVAVAIVSGLLTKEWANASSKARLALFAGLGCMIIGVLIIAFGNNLAA; encoded by the coding sequence ATGATTGAAGGAATACTATGGGCCGTATTTGCAGGGATTACCCTGGGACTTTACGCCCTTCCCGAGAAGTTCACCAAGGAATTCGAATTTGAGAATACCTGGGGACTCATGTTCGCAATCAATATGTTTTTGGTACCGCTGGTAGCTGGCCTACTCCTGATCAATGGATTCTGGGAGGTGCTTGCTGCCATGCCAATGGACATCGTCCTCAAAATGGGGATCGCGAGTGTCCTCTGGGGAATTGGGGTGATGATGTGGGGGCGTGCCATCAACTATATCGGCCTTTCGTTGGGATTCTCGATTTTCATTGGAACGGTCATCTTGGTAGGGTCCATGCTGCCGTTTATCGTAGATGGATTGCCGAGCTCAGACATACTCACCACGATTTTGGTGGGAATCGGAATTGTCCTGTTGGGGATTTTCGCCAATGGTCAAGCGGGAATGCTTCGCCAGCGGGATGAAGGTAATTCTCCACAAGGCAAAGGCTCAATGGTGACCGGAATCATCATCGCTGTGACAGGCGGACTGCTGGCGACTGGGTTCAGCTATGCCAATGCGGTAGGTCGTCCAACGATCCATGCTGCTTCTGTCGCTGCTGGCAATCCTGAATGGGTGACTGCTGTGGGCGTGATGTTCGTGATCTATGTCGCTGGGGGCCTATTTGTCGTGCCTTACTTCATTGTCAATCTCACTACCAAGAAGCTCTGGGGTAATTTCCGGACTCCATTCATGGCCAATAACCTGTTGATGACAGGCTCTATGGCGATCCTGAACTTCACGGCTTCCGCGTCTTTTGCTTATGCAGCCTATCTGCTTGGGCAGGCCGGAAACACCGTAGGCTATGCGATCTTCAACACCATCTCGGTGGCCGTGGCGATCGTGAGTGGATTGCTGACCAAGGAGTGGGCAAATGCTTCCTCCAAAGCAAGATTGGCCCTTTTTGCAGGATTGGGGTGTATGATCATCGGCGTATTGATCATCGCCTTTGGAAATAATCTCGCTGCTTAA
- a CDS encoding sulfatase-like hydrolase/transferase yields the protein MRLKIHTFLALLMLPLAQGFAQQKPNIIVLYADDISAREMPTYGSDTWSLPRRKDYKGGADTSDPEYRAQTPVLDQLAQEGCYIKTAWAATVCGPSRAMMMTGRYAHLHKWWHNKDKGKAPKGRGVWRLYESSQHTIAHVAQAGGYATYWAGKTQMEDVRDFGFEEGCFTPGQGSYNKAIPTTDFRLEKKKIDGVRKTINADTGEEVDTYLQSAWYWYPHVQLLNHPDATEDLEWWPNNQAAKDTFGLATYGPDVELEFTFDFMERKHEEGKPFFVYHTSHLGHDAFDWLHPESNYKWPGTPKISWDGEQYTRTKPIVTGDNGVYDTHGTITESGIHHHINYLDYQVWQYMNKLKEMGIENNTIFIFCADNGTSGYGKSKPISQRGTHVPMIIYAPGMDLTKQGEQDVLVNISDILPTIAEIAGVEIPDSYEVNGESLVPFLTTDQPEHREWIYAYHKEMQLVRGKYVMRDGNGHWYDVTGNPTDLISFPKIKDWSKVSKAHRKERDRLLKAMKPYDLHANAHDAPAKGAPKAAPLQTADSVE from the coding sequence ATGAGATTGAAGATACATACATTCCTCGCGCTGCTCATGCTCCCGCTGGCGCAGGGATTTGCCCAACAAAAACCCAATATCATCGTGCTGTACGCGGATGATATCAGTGCGCGGGAGATGCCAACCTATGGATCAGACACTTGGAGCTTACCGAGACGTAAGGACTACAAAGGGGGGGCAGACACCTCCGATCCTGAATATCGTGCCCAAACACCCGTTTTGGACCAATTGGCCCAGGAGGGTTGCTACATCAAAACCGCATGGGCGGCAACGGTCTGTGGACCAAGTCGGGCCATGATGATGACGGGCCGCTACGCCCACCTCCACAAATGGTGGCACAACAAGGACAAAGGCAAGGCCCCCAAAGGCCGTGGGGTTTGGAGACTGTATGAAAGCTCCCAACACACCATCGCCCATGTCGCTCAAGCAGGCGGATACGCTACCTACTGGGCGGGAAAAACGCAGATGGAAGATGTGCGAGATTTCGGATTCGAGGAGGGATGCTTCACCCCGGGACAGGGTTCCTACAACAAAGCCATTCCGACTACCGATTTCCGCCTAGAGAAGAAGAAGATCGATGGCGTCCGCAAAACCATCAATGCCGACACCGGAGAAGAAGTAGATACCTATCTCCAATCTGCTTGGTACTGGTACCCGCATGTGCAATTGCTCAATCACCCCGATGCGACCGAGGATCTGGAGTGGTGGCCCAACAATCAGGCTGCCAAAGACACCTTTGGATTGGCGACCTACGGCCCAGATGTCGAACTGGAATTCACGTTCGATTTCATGGAGCGGAAACATGAGGAAGGCAAGCCGTTCTTCGTGTACCATACCAGCCACCTAGGTCACGATGCCTTCGATTGGTTGCATCCTGAGTCCAATTACAAATGGCCCGGCACACCCAAAATCAGCTGGGACGGTGAGCAATATACCCGCACCAAACCGATCGTTACCGGCGACAATGGCGTCTATGACACACATGGCACCATCACCGAGTCAGGCATTCACCACCACATCAACTATTTGGACTATCAAGTATGGCAGTACATGAACAAGCTCAAGGAAATGGGTATCGAAAACAATACGATCTTCATTTTCTGTGCAGACAATGGCACCAGCGGTTATGGCAAAAGCAAGCCCATCAGCCAGCGAGGAACGCATGTTCCCATGATCATCTATGCGCCCGGAATGGATTTGACCAAGCAGGGAGAGCAAGATGTACTGGTCAATATCTCTGACATATTGCCCACGATCGCCGAAATCGCAGGGGTGGAAATTCCCGATTCCTACGAGGTGAATGGCGAGAGTCTGGTTCCCTTCCTGACGACCGATCAGCCCGAGCATCGCGAGTGGATCTACGCCTATCACAAGGAAATGCAGCTCGTGCGCGGCAAATACGTCATGCGCGATGGCAATGGCCATTGGTACGATGTGACTGGGAACCCCACCGACTTGATCAGTTTCCCGAAGATCAAGGACTGGAGCAAGGTCTCGAAAGCGCACCGCAAAGAGCGCGACCGCCTCTTGAAAGCGATGAAGCCCTATGACCTACATGCCAATGCCCATGACGCCCCCGCCAAAGGAGCGCCAAAAGCAGCCCCCCTTCAGACAGCGGATTCTGTAGAATAA
- a CDS encoding sulfatase-like hydrolase/transferase, with the protein MHFFTSRIMLIWVCLGAFLVPKLSQAQQPNVLWILTDDQRYDAIRAFNQMLDGQQMSKLGYVESPNVDRLAQMGTTFINTYCQAAGCAPSRASMHYGRYPFRSGVYEFEYHNRNAPHFRPTLPEQMAQLGYQTVHVGKLGVRLKSVENGKAKPFKIYETDFTFKPLRRDGLTDWGKDWFHEFDGERMKPALKNVEFMVTPDGEFQYVSERLEQIKPEYAGSAQAVIERYDLLRHYNKKKGKSIYSGGILAGVSPQPAGKTRDGYYASIFEDFLDNEDQDFQVGSQTFHGVNPSKPLFCHIGFDFPHTPVLPPADYRERFKQHTYKVPEFDEAELETMPEQHRKQVMNGYSDHFTDDEKQAMIQDYYAFCAYGDRLVGQSVDAFIEYSESKNQPWMIVYVCGDHGWKLNDHGSVSKFSTWDIDTHNPIVVVSSDKQAYPAGKVVREFTEFVDIAPTILSAGGANLEAPEFDYLDGLDMADVAAGEIPAREYVVGENHAVTGPRAYIRTKEYVFSMQTRPHKKRGQDMDWASNATYEELDPALYHTASDPHELNNLAFDKKYKKIAKKMKKKLMAIVLGDNRVEVEWGKTATGTTVHRRNHASGAHDYKIGVR; encoded by the coding sequence ATGCATTTTTTTACCTCGCGAATCATGCTGATATGGGTTTGCTTGGGAGCATTTCTTGTTCCCAAATTGAGCCAAGCCCAGCAACCCAACGTCTTGTGGATCTTGACGGATGATCAGCGGTATGATGCCATTCGTGCATTCAACCAAATGCTAGATGGCCAGCAGATGAGCAAATTGGGCTATGTCGAATCGCCCAACGTGGACCGATTGGCACAGATGGGAACCACCTTTATCAACACCTATTGTCAAGCTGCCGGGTGTGCACCTTCACGCGCATCTATGCACTATGGGCGGTATCCGTTCCGCTCCGGCGTTTATGAGTTTGAGTATCACAACCGAAATGCCCCGCACTTCCGCCCTACCCTCCCCGAACAAATGGCGCAACTAGGATACCAGACTGTGCATGTCGGCAAGCTGGGCGTCAGACTCAAGTCTGTGGAAAATGGGAAAGCAAAACCCTTCAAAATCTATGAGACTGACTTCACGTTCAAGCCATTGAGAAGAGACGGCCTAACAGATTGGGGGAAGGACTGGTTCCATGAATTCGATGGAGAACGCATGAAGCCCGCCCTCAAAAATGTAGAATTCATGGTCACGCCAGATGGGGAGTTCCAGTATGTATCAGAACGATTGGAGCAGATCAAACCCGAGTACGCAGGAAGTGCCCAAGCCGTCATCGAGCGGTACGATCTACTGCGTCATTACAACAAGAAAAAAGGAAAGTCGATCTACTCCGGGGGAATCCTTGCAGGGGTCAGTCCGCAACCTGCGGGCAAAACGCGGGATGGATATTACGCATCGATATTCGAAGATTTCCTCGACAATGAAGATCAAGACTTTCAGGTAGGAAGTCAGACTTTCCACGGAGTCAATCCTTCCAAGCCATTATTCTGTCATATTGGTTTTGACTTTCCACATACTCCGGTACTTCCGCCAGCCGATTATCGCGAGCGATTCAAACAACATACCTACAAGGTGCCTGAGTTTGACGAGGCAGAATTGGAGACCATGCCCGAGCAGCATCGGAAGCAGGTGATGAACGGCTATTCTGATCATTTCACTGACGACGAAAAACAGGCCATGATTCAGGATTACTATGCATTCTGTGCGTACGGGGATCGTCTGGTGGGACAATCTGTAGATGCCTTTATCGAGTATAGCGAGTCCAAAAATCAGCCTTGGATGATCGTATATGTGTGCGGAGATCATGGCTGGAAGCTCAACGATCATGGGTCTGTTTCCAAATTCAGTACCTGGGACATCGATACCCACAATCCGATCGTCGTGGTATCCTCCGACAAGCAAGCCTACCCTGCTGGCAAGGTCGTAAGGGAATTCACCGAGTTTGTGGATATCGCCCCGACGATCCTATCCGCGGGAGGAGCCAATCTGGAAGCGCCAGAATTCGATTACTTGGATGGGCTCGACATGGCCGATGTGGCCGCCGGAGAGATTCCAGCCCGTGAGTACGTCGTCGGTGAAAATCATGCGGTAACCGGCCCTAGAGCTTATATCCGAACCAAAGAATACGTCTTTTCCATGCAGACCCGCCCACACAAAAAACGCGGTCAGGATATGGATTGGGCCAGCAATGCCACTTATGAGGAACTCGATCCAGCACTGTACCATACTGCTTCGGACCCTCACGAATTGAACAATCTGGCATTCGACAAAAAATACAAGAAGATCGCCAAGAAGATGAAAAAGAAACTCATGGCGATCGTGCTGGGGGACAATCGCGTGGAGGTGGAATGGGGCAAGACTGCCACAGGCACCACCGTACACCGTCGCAACCATGCATCAGGCGCTCACGACTACAAGATCGGCGTGAGATAA